The following proteins are encoded in a genomic region of Marinihelvus fidelis:
- a CDS encoding aminotransferase class V-fold PLP-dependent enzyme, translated as MATRSFKPLYRRSLAAMEDRLHFAAHSHHLWPDRVGEAQSDCIDAAFCWADEKWERAINPVEEETRSLLAYMLGLSDPNRIAFAPNTHSLFFRLVSCFDLRRPLRILSTDSEFYSFSRQALRLEEYDNIHVDRVPTLPFRDFGKRFLDRASEGGWDMIYVSQVFFNSGLAIDFMEQLAGQAPADSLVVIDGYHGCGALPTNLGAIEDRVIYLAGGYKYLQSGEGACFMTVPAAADTLRPLYTGWFAEFDALDAHEDAVNYAPDGRRFLGATFDPSGIFRLNGVLSLWRDEGIDVPLIHAHVRDLQRHFMACVDERGLFGLGLEDLLHVQQGTGSFGHFLTFRTADALSHRKRLRQLGVITDSREDRLRFGFGLYHDVEDIDRLFARL; from the coding sequence ATGGCCACGAGGAGTTTCAAACCGCTGTACCGGCGCAGCCTGGCCGCGATGGAAGACCGCCTGCATTTCGCCGCGCACAGCCACCACCTGTGGCCGGACCGCGTCGGCGAGGCGCAATCGGACTGCATCGACGCGGCATTTTGCTGGGCCGACGAAAAGTGGGAGCGCGCCATCAACCCGGTGGAGGAAGAGACGCGCAGTTTACTCGCGTACATGCTCGGCCTGTCTGACCCGAACCGCATCGCCTTCGCACCCAATACCCACAGCCTGTTCTTCCGGTTGGTGTCCTGTTTCGACCTGCGCCGGCCACTGCGGATTCTCAGCACCGACTCCGAGTTCTACAGCTTCAGCCGCCAGGCGCTGAGGCTGGAGGAGTACGACAACATCCACGTTGACCGGGTGCCCACCCTGCCATTCCGTGACTTCGGCAAACGCTTCCTGGACCGGGCCAGCGAAGGTGGCTGGGACATGATCTACGTCAGCCAGGTGTTCTTCAATTCCGGCCTGGCCATCGACTTTATGGAGCAACTGGCCGGCCAGGCCCCGGCGGACAGCCTGGTGGTCATTGATGGTTACCACGGCTGCGGCGCACTGCCGACCAACCTGGGCGCTATCGAAGACCGGGTGATCTACCTGGCCGGCGGCTACAAGTACCTGCAGTCTGGCGAAGGCGCCTGTTTCATGACCGTGCCGGCCGCCGCCGATACGCTGCGCCCCCTGTACACCGGCTGGTTCGCGGAATTCGACGCACTGGACGCCCACGAGGACGCGGTCAACTACGCCCCGGATGGGCGCCGGTTCCTGGGTGCGACCTTTGACCCGTCCGGAATCTTTCGACTTAACGGCGTCCTGTCGTTATGGCGCGACGAGGGCATTGATGTGCCATTGATCCACGCGCATGTCCGTGACCTGCAACGACATTTCATGGCCTGCGTCGATGAACGCGGCCTGTTCGGCCTGGGGCTGGAAGACCTGCTGCACGTCCAGCAGGGGACAGGCAGCTTCGGACATTTCCTGACATTCCGTACCGCGGATGCGCTAAGCCACCGGAAACGCCTGCGCCAGCTGGGCGTCATCACCGACAGCCGGGAAGACCGGTTGCGGTTTGGCTTCGGGTTATACCACGACGTGGAGGATATCGACCGGCTGTTCGCCCGGCTCTAG
- a CDS encoding M24 family metallopeptidase has translation MGVALALMASLLATELQAQDDAPAFAQGRVIGQVPAVLPQRERPPVINRLVEDRLDTLLPKLMRETGIDMWLVINREYAEDPVYFTLVPHPVHAARRTTMLVFHDRGEGQGVERLTVNRYPFGSMYESAWSGGNLDEQWQGLAELIADRDPARIGINVSETWPVADGLTSSLHQRLRSELGPELGERLVSAENLVVRWMESRSEAELQVYPHIVSIARAVIAEAFSEQVITPGATTTDEVAWYIAERFAALELPIWFMPYVNIQRAEFECGDNDPFCGRSNEVILPGDVLHTDVGVCYLLLCTDTQEMGYVLRPDETEVPAGLRRALAAGNRWQDLLTANFASGRTGNEILAATRDDCEREDLRCLTYTHPIGFNGHGVGPTIGMWDNQGPTPVRGDWKLSAHTAHSIEGSVRSPVDEWNGQDVAIKLEQDAVFDGEGVWYLAGRQTEWLVVR, from the coding sequence ATGGGCGTTGCCCTTGCCCTGATGGCTTCCCTGCTGGCAACGGAGCTCCAGGCGCAGGACGACGCGCCGGCCTTTGCCCAGGGTCGCGTGATCGGCCAGGTGCCGGCGGTGCTGCCGCAGCGCGAGCGGCCACCGGTGATCAACCGCCTGGTCGAGGACCGGCTCGATACACTTTTGCCGAAGCTGATGCGTGAGACCGGCATCGACATGTGGCTGGTGATCAACCGCGAATACGCCGAAGACCCGGTGTACTTCACGCTGGTCCCGCATCCGGTGCACGCGGCCCGACGCACGACCATGCTGGTGTTTCATGACCGCGGTGAAGGGCAGGGCGTGGAGCGCCTGACCGTGAACCGTTACCCATTCGGGTCGATGTATGAATCGGCCTGGTCCGGCGGCAACCTGGACGAGCAGTGGCAAGGGCTGGCGGAACTGATCGCCGACCGGGACCCCGCCAGGATCGGTATCAATGTCAGCGAGACCTGGCCGGTGGCCGATGGGCTGACCTCGTCACTGCACCAGCGCCTTCGCAGCGAACTGGGGCCGGAACTGGGCGAGCGCCTGGTCAGCGCCGAGAACCTGGTGGTGCGCTGGATGGAGTCGCGCAGCGAGGCGGAACTGCAGGTCTACCCGCATATCGTCAGCATTGCCCGGGCGGTCATTGCCGAGGCATTTTCCGAGCAGGTCATCACGCCGGGCGCGACCACCACCGACGAAGTCGCCTGGTACATCGCCGAGCGCTTCGCGGCCCTGGAACTGCCGATCTGGTTCATGCCCTACGTGAATATCCAGCGGGCCGAATTCGAGTGCGGCGACAATGACCCCTTCTGCGGTCGTTCCAACGAAGTGATTCTTCCTGGTGATGTGCTGCACACCGATGTCGGCGTCTGCTACCTGCTGTTGTGCACCGATACCCAGGAAATGGGCTACGTGCTGCGCCCGGACGAGACCGAGGTGCCGGCCGGCTTGCGCCGCGCGCTGGCGGCGGGCAACCGCTGGCAGGACCTGCTGACCGCGAATTTCGCCAGCGGCCGCACCGGCAACGAGATCCTGGCCGCCACGCGGGACGACTGCGAACGCGAGGACCTGCGCTGCCTGACCTACACCCACCCTATCGGCTTCAACGGCCACGGCGTGGGGCCGACCATTGGCATGTGGGACAACCAGGGCCCGACCCCGGTACGGGGTGACTGGAAACTGTCCGCGCACACGGCCCATTCCATCGAGGGCAGCGTCCGCAGCCCGGTGGACGAGTGGAATGGCCAGGACGTGGCCATCAAGCTGGAGCAGGATGCCGTATTCGATGGCGAAGGCGTGTGGTACCTGGCCGGCCGCCAGACCGAATGGCTGGTGGTACGCTAG
- a CDS encoding RNA polymerase sigma factor, producing MTSTPHTASPHDWLAELVARHGPGLRAYLSRFAQSSADVEDWVQEALLKVCAAGLDREIDNPRAYLFSVARNVALGRLEHRRVRFSARFDLELAARTRSEAPPVHEAAQTDRDVRQLRAAIERLPARCREVFVLCKIHGFSQKETSQILGISTSTIEKHLSRGLKQCRAMLLGEAAQDAATPAPAGRLLRRVSR from the coding sequence GTGACCTCGACGCCCCACACGGCTTCACCCCACGACTGGCTGGCCGAGCTGGTGGCCCGACATGGCCCGGGCTTACGGGCCTACCTGTCCCGTTTCGCCCAGTCCAGCGCCGATGTCGAGGACTGGGTGCAGGAGGCATTGCTCAAAGTTTGCGCGGCCGGGCTCGACCGCGAAATCGACAACCCACGTGCCTACCTGTTCAGCGTGGCGCGCAACGTGGCGCTCGGGCGGCTGGAGCATCGCCGGGTGCGATTCTCCGCACGCTTTGACCTGGAACTCGCGGCCCGGACCCGCTCCGAAGCACCGCCGGTGCACGAGGCGGCCCAGACCGACCGTGACGTGCGGCAGCTGCGGGCGGCCATCGAGCGCCTGCCGGCGCGCTGTCGCGAAGTCTTCGTGTTGTGCAAGATCCACGGGTTTTCACAGAAGGAAACCAGCCAGATCCTGGGTATTTCCACCAGCACCATCGAGAAGCACCTGTCCAGGGGGCTGAAACAGTGTCGCGCCATGCTGCTGGGTGAGGCCGCGCAGGATGCAGCCACGCCGGCCCCGGCCGGGCGATTGCTGCGGAGGGTGTCGCGGTGA
- a CDS encoding FecR family protein — protein sequence MSDQRAHEEASEWIVRLDADNVTAAERSAFVRWLNRSAENADAYQAMSTLWARMDALNLGRPDAFGEAMPARQERPRGETPWYLGYRVAVAASLAVISLVLVAVMVGPATMGTAQPMHFVTPLNSGHYFEAVDGSSVTIEPGTTATLRYTAGRRVLDLAQGTVWVDVVHDPQRPYTVRVGEQTVTALGTRFSVSADATGTRVRVAEGRVRFTARSGQGGRRGANLDEAGAESIELVAGQYLGYHDGVATVSFDHQRDEEAREFE from the coding sequence GTGAGTGATCAGCGCGCCCACGAGGAAGCCAGCGAATGGATCGTGCGGCTCGACGCCGACAACGTGACGGCGGCCGAGCGCAGCGCCTTCGTCCGCTGGCTGAACCGCTCGGCGGAGAATGCCGATGCCTACCAGGCGATGTCGACGCTGTGGGCGCGCATGGATGCGCTCAACCTGGGCCGCCCGGATGCTTTCGGCGAAGCAATGCCTGCCAGGCAGGAACGGCCGCGCGGCGAAACGCCGTGGTACCTGGGCTATCGCGTGGCGGTGGCCGCGTCGCTGGCGGTCATCAGCCTGGTGCTGGTCGCCGTGATGGTGGGGCCGGCGACCATGGGTACGGCGCAACCGATGCACTTTGTCACGCCCCTCAACAGTGGCCACTATTTCGAAGCCGTGGATGGCTCCAGCGTGACCATCGAGCCGGGAACCACGGCGACGCTCCGTTACACGGCCGGCCGCCGTGTGCTGGACCTGGCGCAGGGCACCGTGTGGGTTGATGTCGTCCACGACCCGCAACGGCCATATACCGTCAGGGTTGGCGAGCAGACGGTGACTGCGTTGGGCACACGGTTCAGCGTCAGCGCCGATGCCACGGGAACACGGGTTCGAGTTGCCGAGGGGCGGGTCCGGTTCACCGCACGCTCCGGGCAGGGCGGCCGTCGCGGCGCTAACCTTGATGAAGCTGGAGCGGAAAGCATCGAACTGGTGGCCGGGCAGTACCTGGGCTATCACGACGGTGTGGCCACGGTGTCCTTCGATCACCAGCGTGACGAGGAGGCGCGCGAATTCGAGTAG